The Solanum pennellii chromosome 11, SPENNV200 genome contains a region encoding:
- the LOC114074880 gene encoding zinc finger protein 1-like, whose protein sequence is MDAFAMKKSCSSKDSSKSPALEESHEVITNTKKMKEISMEDSQLKTHELSCGRTLLHLKVRNNDGNINCSNLGLNLLNSTPNHAIESSNEATHTQRHSAKTKIFSCNFCRKEFSTKQALGGHQNGHKQERALSKRKKKLVDVVQPFDPPNYHPYYSPYSNLNSHMPFHSSFTNQSPFGVNGDSYVIHNPTFYQTWPCFSRYNYQFNPVKWSSSSLFFSTKNLLGNKNNDMIGTRVDASENSLNSESKNSAKGLDLKDSPINIDDNLDGNSYMQMKLEEADAEKNNEEDEELDLDLKL, encoded by the exons ATGGATGCTTTTGCAATGAAAAAATCATGTTCTTCTAAAGATTCTAGCAAATCGCCAGCCTTAGAAGAATCTCATGAAGTCATCACAAACAcaaaaaagatgaaagaaatATCTATGGAGGACTCTCAATTGAAGACACATGAATTATCATGTGGTAGAACACTTCTTCATCTCAAAGTAC GCAACAACGATGGGAATATTAATTGTTCAAATCTTGGACTAAATCTTCTTAATTCAACTCCAAATCATGCTATTGAGTCTTCCAATGAGGCAACACACACACAGAGGCATTCAGCAAAGACTAAGATTTTCTCTTGCAACTTTTGCAGGAAAGAATTTTCCACTAAGCAAGCCCTAGGGGGACACCAAAATGGTCACAAACAAGAGAGGGCATTgtctaaaaggaaaaagaaactTGTTGATGTTGTTCAACCTTTTGACCCTCCCAATTATCATCCTTACTATAGCCCTTACTCAAATTTGAACTCACACATGCCATTTCACAGTTCTTTTACCAATCAATCACCATTTGGTGTTAATGGAGATTCTTATGTCATTCATAACCCTACTTTTTATCAGACATGGCCATGTTTTTCCAGATACAATTATCAATTTAATCCAGTGAAGTGGTCatcaagctcattattttttagTACAAAAAATCTCCTAGGAAATAAGAACAATGATATGATTGGAACTAGAGTTGATGCGTCGGAGAATTCCCTTAATTCTGAGAGCAAAAATAGTGCAAAAGGTTTGGACTTAAAGGATTCACCAATAAATATTGATGATAATCTTGATGGAAATAGTTATATGCAGATGAAATTAGAAGAGGCTGACGCGGAgaagaataatgaagaagacGAGGAGCTTGATTTAGATCTAAAACTTTAA
- the LOC107003608 gene encoding uncharacterized protein LOC107003608 — protein MAAPLNLEEGLSATRPPRFNGHFYSWWKVRMDDFLMVEDSELWDIVLDRPFIPMIEEKDGEKTRLVPKPRQKYDEADRKKIEKGYKAKTLLVCGIGPDEFNRVSACESAKEFWDCLKTAHEGTEQVKESKIDMLTSLYENFKVKEGETIHKMFTKLSSITNELRSLGEPITMSKKVRKVLRILPKSWESKVDAISEAKDLKVLTMDALIGNLKTHEMNRNHDLSKKEVKKDKSFMLKYKSDEDSSDDDMAYLINRFQKIVKKNKGFRRGTNGPRNAAQNDTCYKCGKAGHFIRKCPLLKTENREHQKPRSDKEKRRDVVLGKNDRKAAADYVVKKALSALGDSSSDSEDPDEPNDVSMVAVHEEETIFNEILTKNKVKLEEKMSKMVSLEFDNTELKNQLNKITEEAEKINGMSNGLQVKIEEKLKNSEKNLELSLEKSNRLEKDIVKLKEELEKSLMWTKSSKLLSSATNQSNFNKKALGSLNITPPFNPHIKYVFVSDNLLCLHCGKNGHLKGECARWKNSHERLSNYAVRQKLSKERPGPQKHVSADRFSKKKSVSAPKSFVRKIQKLPYWTRYNLITPLSAFWELKLKWVPKLNNLPEEADEVEKCDEVPGTTLNFSQSRTVIGTRWVFRNKLDENGVITRNKSRLVVQRYNQEEGIDYDETFAPVARMEAIRILIAFAAFMGFKLYQMDVKSAFLNGDLKEEVFVKQPPGFEDAELPDHMFRLNKALYGLKQAPRAWYERLSKFLLKNEHLCEEFSSLMGKEF, from the exons atggctgctccacttaATCTAGAAGAAGGTCTGTCTGCAACAAGACCTCCTCGTTTTAATGGACATTTCTACAGctggtggaaagttagaatggATGATTTTCTCATGGTTGAAGATAGTGAGCTATGGGATATCGTACTAGATAGACCTTTTATTCCAATGATAGAAGAAAAGGATGGAGAGAAAACTAGGCTGGTTCCAAAGCCTagacaaaaatatgatgaagctgATAGGAAGAAGATAGAAAAAGGATACAAGGCAAAAACTCTTCTTGTCTGTGggataggacctgatgagttCAATCGTGTCTCAGCGTGTGAGTCTGCTAAAGAATTCTGGGATTGTTTAAAAACAgctcatgaaggaactgaacaagtcaaGGAATCAAAGATTGATATGCTCACCTCCTTGTATGAAAATTTCAAGGTGAAGGAAGGAGAAACCATTCATAAGATGTTCACAAAATTATCCTCTATTACAAATGAGTTGCGAAGTCTTGGGGAACCTATCACTATGAGCAAGAAAGTCAGGAAGGTGCTTCGAATTCTTCCAAAGTCCTGGGAAAGCAAGGTTGATGCAATTTCTGAAGCAAAAGATCTAAAGGTGCTGACAATGGATGCTCTCATTGGAAATCTGAAAACTCATGAGATGAATCGAAATCATGATTtgtcaaagaaggaagtcaaaaAGGATAAGTCCTTCATGCTGAAATACAAATCTGATGAAGATTccagtgatgatgatatggcttATCTCatcaatagatttcaaaaaattgtgaaaaagaaCAAAGGTTTTAGAAGAGGAACGAATGGTCCTCGAAATGCTGCTCAGAATGATACCTGCTACAAATGTGGAAAAGCTGGACACTTTATTAGAAAGTGTCCTCTACTCAAAACGGAAAACAGGGAACATCAAAAACCAAGAAGTgacaaagagaagagaagggacGTGGTACTCGGTAAGAATGATCGAAAGGCTGCTGCTGACTATGTCGTCAAAAAGGCTCTTTCTGCATTGGGTGACTCTTCAAGTGATTCAGAAGATCCTGATGAACCAAATGATGTGTCTATGGTGGCTGTGCATGAAGAGGAAACCattttcaatgaaat tttaactaaaaataaagttaaactGGAGgagaaaatgtcaaaaatggTGTCTCTAGAGTTTGATAACACTGAACTTAAAAACCAGTTGAATAAGATAACTGAAGAAGCTGAAAAGATAAATGGAATGTCAAATGGTTTACAAgttaaaattgaagaaaaattgaaaaactctgAGAAAAATCTGGAATTGTCCTTGGAGAAGAGCAACAGATTAGAAAAAGATATTGTCAAACTTAaggaagaacttgaaaaatctcttaTGTGGACAAAATCCTCTAAGTTGTTGTCAAGTGCAACAAACcagagtaatttcaataagaaagcACTAGGAAGTTTGAATATCACTCCTCCCTTTAATCCTCACATTAAGTATGTAtttgtgtctgacaatctgctTTGTCTTCACTGTGGTAAAAATGGGCATTTAAAGGGAGAGTGTGCTAGATGGAAAAATTCTCATGAAAGGCTCTCTAACTATGCTGTAAGGCAAAAATTATCAAAAGAGAGACCTGGTCCTCAAAAACATGTTTCAGCTGatagattttcaaagaaaaaatctgttTCTGCTCCAAAGTCCTTTGTTAGAAAGATTCAAAAACTGCCCTATTGGACTAGATACAATCTGATCACTCCCTTGTCTGCTTTCtgggaactcaaattgaaatgggttcccaagcttAACAA TCTACCTGAAGAGGCTGATGAGGTTGAAAAGTGTGATGAGGTACCTGGTACTACTCTGAATTTCAGTCAGA GCAGAACAGTAATAGGAACCAGATGGGTGTTCAGAAACAAGCTCGATGAAAATGGAGTGATCACTAGAAACAAATCCAGGTTGGTGGTTCAAagatacaatcaagaagaaggaatagactatgatgagacttttgcacCTGTTGCCAGGATGGAGGCCATTAGAATTCTGATAGCTTTTGCTGCATTCATGGGTTTCAagctgtatcaaatggatgtcaaaagtgcatttctgaatggagatcTGAAGGAGGAGGTATTTGTTAAACAACCTCCTGGGTTTGAAGATGCTGAGCTACCAGATCATATGTTCAGATTGAATAAAGCTctgtatggtttgaaacaagctcctAGAGCATGGTATGAAAGGCTGTCAAAGTTTCTGCTGAAGAATg AACACTTGTGTGAAGAATTCTCATCATTAATGGGAAAGGAATTttaa